One Branchiostoma floridae strain S238N-H82 chromosome 15, Bfl_VNyyK, whole genome shotgun sequence DNA window includes the following coding sequences:
- the LOC118431376 gene encoding tubulin polyglutamylase TTLL7-like isoform X2: protein MPAAVSDSVRSTPAPQTTASLHSMASIQTVDASQAGHAHFDDSVLQKSQLSKKSRKRRSQATANLYGTRYDVVHAVVEQAGMQVSKEDDPKCYLIWSDSFVQNERIAELKSYQRINHFPGMGEICRKDCLARNICKMNRKRPEEYNFTPRTWIFPAEYSTFQTYTKELRKRKKQKTFIVKPANGAMGNGISLYRNGEKIPQNEHIIVQEYMDKPFLLDGYKFDLRVYVLVTSCDPLRVFLYQDGLVRMGTEKYHAPTDGNIDELCMHLTNYSVNKHNENFQKDEDVSKGSKRSIRYLNNFLSKNGYDVPLLWFNIQNLIMKTLIVAEPHILHAYRMCRAGNQSTNESVCFEVLGFDIFLDKKLKPWVFEVNRSPSFGTDEKIDYDIKSGLLGDAIKLMNIRVSDKRKSISAERAEAERRLLGPTKRPEHHSSKEDRGDRQRKIAIDKRKEELKHYLNMIRMDRKREDYENRHMGGFRRIFPTENKSQQAQWTQLLDEAFQVFLSGRAPALQKDMSRAYSQYKEAEILDMIEQCEEDSVSLTAPLVPRGPKVAHTNSAMTGVRGSAGEIIRDKRVLMLKRLSSMPTADMPQPSGEDTEDTGDEGLWEKNSPPTSPTFRRRQLSNGPPQRSRPTSSFAHRLSSETREHRSTGRPLSSTQLGKQSTPSPPVVKRTRSLTRPLSATKRIIANHSKDTHNVKSEREEELTKRTLAALTDMRIKFPGKTDEEADTVLDAIEGNWKYHKPRIASYWLVKLDSIKRRKVIDIVRMNIRALLQRVWHLNDVDNLALYRIFCRVFNRLLWSHGQGLWNCFSTSQCSWETIFSKSTDVISPLEMSCCRRIVQLCRQCLLIVYQFAAETKNAVAPEPVKTRTYPGNEPPKYSTWNNGNGAIAQRMGRTGYPLGQAQQP, encoded by the exons ATGCCCGCAGCCGTCTCAGACTCCGTACGCTCCACTCCTGCACCACAGACAACAGCATCCTTACACAGTATGGCTTCCATTCAGACAG TTGATGCCTCCCAGGCTGGCCATGCCCACTTCGATGACAGTGTACTTCAGAAGAGCCAGCTCAGTAAGAAATCTCGCAAACGGAGGTCCCAGGCCACGGCTAACTTGTACGGCACAAGATATGATGTTG tACATGCAGTTGTGGAGCAAGCTGGCATGCAGGTTTCCAAGGAGGATGACCCCAAATG TTACCTGATCTGGAGCGACAGTTTTGTGCAGAATGAGAGAATAGCCGAGCTGAAGTCATACCAGAGGATCAACCACTTCCCCGGGATGGGGGAGATCTGTCGCAAGGACTGTCTGGCAAGGAACATCTGCAA AATGAATCGGAAGCGCCCAGAAGAATACAACTTCACACCTCGTACCTGGATCTTCCCAGCTGAATACTCTACCTTCCAGACGTACACCAAGGAGCTTaggaagaggaagaaacaaAAGACTTTCATCGTGAAGCCTGCCAACGGTGCAATGGGAAATGG GATATCCCTGTATCGCAATGGAGAAAAGATACCCCAGAATGAACACATCATTGTGCAAGAGTACATGGACAAGCCCTTCCTGTTGGATGGCTACAAGTTCGACCTACGTGTGTACGTGTTGGTGACCTCATGCGACCCCCTGCGAGTGTTTCTGTACCAAGATGGTCTCGTCAGGATGGGGACGGAAAAGTACCATGCACCCACAGATGGcaatatt GATGAGCTGTGCATGCACCTGACCAACTACTCCGTCAACAAGCACAACGAGAACTTCCAGAAGGACGAAGACGTCAGCAAGGGGAGCAAACGGTCCATCCGCTACCTGAACAACTTCCTCAGTAAGAACGGCTACGACGTGCCCCTGCTCTGGTTCAACATCCAGAACCTCATCATGAAGACTTTGATCGTAGCGGAGCCCCACATACTTCACGCGTACCGGATGTGTCGGGCGGGAAACCAGTCAACGAACGAGAGTGTTTGCTTCGAGGTGCTAGGCTTTGACATCTTTCTGGACAAGAAACTCAAACCCTGGGTGTTCGAG GTGAATCGTTCCCCTAGTTTTGGCACGGACGAGAAGATTGACTATGACATCAAAAGTGGTCTCCTTGGAGACGCCATCAAACTGATGAATATCAG AGTATCAGACAAAAGAAAAAGTATCAGTGCGGAGAGGGCAGAAGCAGAGAGGCGACTCTTAGGGCCGACCAAGAGGCCAGAACACCACAGCAGTAAGGAGGACCGTGGAGACAGGCAGAGGAAAATTGCTATAGACAAGAGGAAAGAAGAGCTG AAACATTACCTGAACATGATTCGCATGGACCGTAAGCGTGAGGATTACGAGAACAGACACATGGGAGGCTTCCGGAGAATCTTCCCCACAGAGAACAAGAGCCAACAGGCGCAGTGGACGCAGCTGTTGGACGAAGCCTTTCAGGTGTTCCTGTCAGGAAGGGCGCCAGCACTGCAGAAGGACATGAGTCGAGCGTACAGTCAGTACAAG GAAGCAGAGATCCTTGACATGATAGAGCAGTGTGAAGAAGACAGTGTCTCCCTGACGGCTCCTCTTGTCCCAAGAGGACCTAAG GTCGCACACACCAACTCAGCCATGACAGGGGTCCGTGGTAGTGCAGGGGAAATTATAAGGGACAAAAGGGTTTTGATGCTCAAG CGCTTGTCCTCCATGCCGACAGCTGACATGCCGCAGCCTTCAGGAGAGGACACGGAGGACACGGGTGACGAGGGATTGTGGGAAAAGAACTCCCCGCCAACCTCCCCTACCTTCAGGAGGAGACAACTCTCTAACGGGCCTCCACAGAG GAGTCGTCCTACCTCATCGTTTGCTCACAGATTATCGTCTGAAACTAGAGAACACAGGTCAACAGGCAGGCCCCTGTCATCCACACAGCTGGGGAAGCAATCTACGCCATCTCCACCTGTCGTGAAGCGAACACGGTCGCTCACACGTCCGCTGTCAGCCACGAAAAGGATCATTGCCAACCACAGCAAG GACACCCATAATGTGAAGAGTGAACGAGAGGAGGAGCTGACCAAGCGTACCCTGGCAGCACTGACTGACATGAGGATCAAGTTTCCTGGGAAGACCGACGAAGAGGCAGACACGGTGCTGGATGCAATTGAGGGGAACTGGAAGTACCACAAGCCCAGAATAGCCTCCTACTGGCTGGTGAAACTGGACTCCATCAAGAGAAGGAAG GTGATTGACATTGTGCGGATGAACATCCGTGCTCTCCTGCAGCGCGTCTGGCACCTGAACGATGTGGACAACCTGGCGCTGTACCGCATCTTCTGCCGGGTCTTCAACCGCCTGCTGTGGAGCCACGGGCAGGGCCTCTGGAACTGCTTCTCCACTTCACA GTGCTCCTGGGAGACGATCTTCAGTAAGAGTACGGACGTCATCTCTCCCCTGGAGATGAGCTGCTGTCGGCGGATCGTCCAGCTGTGCAGACAGTGTCTCCTCATCGTCTACCAGTTTGCTGCAGAGACCAAGAACGCTGTGGCACCGGAGCCCGTCAAAACAAG GACGTACCCAGGGAATGAGCCCCCCAAGTACTCGACATGGAACAACGGTAACGGTGCAATAGCTCAGCGAATGGGCCGAACTGGCTATCCACTTGGGCAGGCACAGCAACCATGA
- the LOC118431376 gene encoding tubulin polyglutamylase TTLL7-like isoform X3 — MASIQTVDASQAGHAHFDDSVLQKSQLSKKSRKRRSQATANLYGTRYDVVHAVVEQAGMQVSKEDDPKCYLIWSDSFVQNERIAELKSYQRINHFPGMGEICRKDCLARNICKMNRKRPEEYNFTPRTWIFPAEYSTFQTYTKELRKRKKQKTFIVKPANGAMGNGISLYRNGEKIPQNEHIIVQEYMDKPFLLDGYKFDLRVYVLVTSCDPLRVFLYQDGLVRMGTEKYHAPTDGNIDELCMHLTNYSVNKHNENFQKDEDVSKGSKRSIRYLNNFLSKNGYDVPLLWFNIQNLIMKTLIVAEPHILHAYRMCRAGNQSTNESVCFEVLGFDIFLDKKLKPWVFEVNRSPSFGTDEKIDYDIKSGLLGDAIKLMNIRVSDKRKSISAERAEAERRLLGPTKRPEHHSSKEDRGDRQRKIAIDKRKEELKHYLNMIRMDRKREDYENRHMGGFRRIFPTENKSQQAQWTQLLDEAFQVFLSGRAPALQKDMSRAYSQYKEAEILDMIEQCEEDSVSLTAPLVPRGPKVAHTNSAMTGVRGSAGEIIRDKRVLMLKRLSSMPTADMPQPSGEDTEDTGDEGLWEKNSPPTSPTFRRRQLSNGPPQRSRPTSSFAHRLSSETREHRSTGRPLSSTQLGKQSTPSPPVVKRTRSLTRPLSATKRIIANHSKDTHNVKSEREEELTKRTLAALTDMRIKFPGKTDEEADTVLDAIEGNWKYHKPRIASYWLVKLDSIKRRKVIDIVRMNIRALLQRVWHLNDVDNLALYRIFCRVFNRLLWSHGQGLWNCFSTSQCSWETIFSKSTDVISPLEMSCCRRIVQLCRQCLLIVYQFAAETKNAVAPEPVKTRTYPGNEPPKYSTWNNGNGAIAQRMGRTGYPLGQAQQP, encoded by the exons ATGGCATCCATTCAGACAG TTGATGCCTCCCAGGCTGGCCATGCCCACTTCGATGACAGTGTACTTCAGAAGAGCCAGCTCAGTAAGAAATCTCGCAAACGGAGGTCCCAGGCCACGGCTAACTTGTACGGCACAAGATATGATGTTG tACATGCAGTTGTGGAGCAAGCTGGCATGCAGGTTTCCAAGGAGGATGACCCCAAATG TTACCTGATCTGGAGCGACAGTTTTGTGCAGAATGAGAGAATAGCCGAGCTGAAGTCATACCAGAGGATCAACCACTTCCCCGGGATGGGGGAGATCTGTCGCAAGGACTGTCTGGCAAGGAACATCTGCAA AATGAATCGGAAGCGCCCAGAAGAATACAACTTCACACCTCGTACCTGGATCTTCCCAGCTGAATACTCTACCTTCCAGACGTACACCAAGGAGCTTaggaagaggaagaaacaaAAGACTTTCATCGTGAAGCCTGCCAACGGTGCAATGGGAAATGG GATATCCCTGTATCGCAATGGAGAAAAGATACCCCAGAATGAACACATCATTGTGCAAGAGTACATGGACAAGCCCTTCCTGTTGGATGGCTACAAGTTCGACCTACGTGTGTACGTGTTGGTGACCTCATGCGACCCCCTGCGAGTGTTTCTGTACCAAGATGGTCTCGTCAGGATGGGGACGGAAAAGTACCATGCACCCACAGATGGcaatatt GATGAGCTGTGCATGCACCTGACCAACTACTCCGTCAACAAGCACAACGAGAACTTCCAGAAGGACGAAGACGTCAGCAAGGGGAGCAAACGGTCCATCCGCTACCTGAACAACTTCCTCAGTAAGAACGGCTACGACGTGCCCCTGCTCTGGTTCAACATCCAGAACCTCATCATGAAGACTTTGATCGTAGCGGAGCCCCACATACTTCACGCGTACCGGATGTGTCGGGCGGGAAACCAGTCAACGAACGAGAGTGTTTGCTTCGAGGTGCTAGGCTTTGACATCTTTCTGGACAAGAAACTCAAACCCTGGGTGTTCGAG GTGAATCGTTCCCCTAGTTTTGGCACGGACGAGAAGATTGACTATGACATCAAAAGTGGTCTCCTTGGAGACGCCATCAAACTGATGAATATCAG AGTATCAGACAAAAGAAAAAGTATCAGTGCGGAGAGGGCAGAAGCAGAGAGGCGACTCTTAGGGCCGACCAAGAGGCCAGAACACCACAGCAGTAAGGAGGACCGTGGAGACAGGCAGAGGAAAATTGCTATAGACAAGAGGAAAGAAGAGCTG AAACATTACCTGAACATGATTCGCATGGACCGTAAGCGTGAGGATTACGAGAACAGACACATGGGAGGCTTCCGGAGAATCTTCCCCACAGAGAACAAGAGCCAACAGGCGCAGTGGACGCAGCTGTTGGACGAAGCCTTTCAGGTGTTCCTGTCAGGAAGGGCGCCAGCACTGCAGAAGGACATGAGTCGAGCGTACAGTCAGTACAAG GAAGCAGAGATCCTTGACATGATAGAGCAGTGTGAAGAAGACAGTGTCTCCCTGACGGCTCCTCTTGTCCCAAGAGGACCTAAG GTCGCACACACCAACTCAGCCATGACAGGGGTCCGTGGTAGTGCAGGGGAAATTATAAGGGACAAAAGGGTTTTGATGCTCAAG CGCTTGTCCTCCATGCCGACAGCTGACATGCCGCAGCCTTCAGGAGAGGACACGGAGGACACGGGTGACGAGGGATTGTGGGAAAAGAACTCCCCGCCAACCTCCCCTACCTTCAGGAGGAGACAACTCTCTAACGGGCCTCCACAGAG GAGTCGTCCTACCTCATCGTTTGCTCACAGATTATCGTCTGAAACTAGAGAACACAGGTCAACAGGCAGGCCCCTGTCATCCACACAGCTGGGGAAGCAATCTACGCCATCTCCACCTGTCGTGAAGCGAACACGGTCGCTCACACGTCCGCTGTCAGCCACGAAAAGGATCATTGCCAACCACAGCAAG GACACCCATAATGTGAAGAGTGAACGAGAGGAGGAGCTGACCAAGCGTACCCTGGCAGCACTGACTGACATGAGGATCAAGTTTCCTGGGAAGACCGACGAAGAGGCAGACACGGTGCTGGATGCAATTGAGGGGAACTGGAAGTACCACAAGCCCAGAATAGCCTCCTACTGGCTGGTGAAACTGGACTCCATCAAGAGAAGGAAG GTGATTGACATTGTGCGGATGAACATCCGTGCTCTCCTGCAGCGCGTCTGGCACCTGAACGATGTGGACAACCTGGCGCTGTACCGCATCTTCTGCCGGGTCTTCAACCGCCTGCTGTGGAGCCACGGGCAGGGCCTCTGGAACTGCTTCTCCACTTCACA GTGCTCCTGGGAGACGATCTTCAGTAAGAGTACGGACGTCATCTCTCCCCTGGAGATGAGCTGCTGTCGGCGGATCGTCCAGCTGTGCAGACAGTGTCTCCTCATCGTCTACCAGTTTGCTGCAGAGACCAAGAACGCTGTGGCACCGGAGCCCGTCAAAACAAG GACGTACCCAGGGAATGAGCCCCCCAAGTACTCGACATGGAACAACGGTAACGGTGCAATAGCTCAGCGAATGGGCCGAACTGGCTATCCACTTGGGCAGGCACAGCAACCATGA
- the LOC118431376 gene encoding tubulin polyglutamylase TTLL7-like isoform X4 — protein MASIQTVDASQAGHAHFDDSVLQKSQLSKKSRKRRSQATANLYGTRYDVVHAVVEQAGMQVSKEDDPKCYLIWSDSFVQNERIAELKSYQRINHFPGMGEICRKDCLARNICKMNRKRPEEYNFTPRTWIFPAEYSTFQTYTKELRKRKKQKTFIVKPANGAMGNGISLYRNGEKIPQNEHIIVQEYMDKPFLLDGYKFDLRVYVLVTSCDPLRVFLYQDGLVRMGTEKYHAPTDGNIDELCMHLTNYSVNKHNENFQKDEDVSKGSKRSIRYLNNFLSKNGYDVPLLWFNIQNLIMKTLIVAEPHILHAYRMCRAGNQSTNESVCFEVLGFDIFLDKKLKPWVFEVNRSPSFGTDEKIDYDIKSGLLGDAIKLMNIRVSDKRKSISAERAEAERRLLGPTKRPEHHSSKEDRGDRQRKIAIDKRKEELKHYLNMIRMDRKREDYENRHMGGFRRIFPTENKSQQAQWTQLLDEAFQVFLSGRAPALQKDMSRAYSQYKEAEILDMIEQCEEDSVSLTAPLVPRGPKRLSSMPTADMPQPSGEDTEDTGDEGLWEKNSPPTSPTFRRRQLSNGPPQRSRPTSSFAHRLSSETREHRSTGRPLSSTQLGKQSTPSPPVVKRTRSLTRPLSATKRIIANHSKDTHNVKSEREEELTKRTLAALTDMRIKFPGKTDEEADTVLDAIEGNWKYHKPRIASYWLVKLDSIKRRKVIDIVRMNIRALLQRVWHLNDVDNLALYRIFCRVFNRLLWSHGQGLWNCFSTSQCSWETIFSKSTDVISPLEMSCCRRIVQLCRQCLLIVYQFAAETKNAVAPEPVKTRTYPGNEPPKYSTWNNGNGAIAQRMGRTGYPLGQAQQP, from the exons ATGGCATCCATTCAGACAG TTGATGCCTCCCAGGCTGGCCATGCCCACTTCGATGACAGTGTACTTCAGAAGAGCCAGCTCAGTAAGAAATCTCGCAAACGGAGGTCCCAGGCCACGGCTAACTTGTACGGCACAAGATATGATGTTG tACATGCAGTTGTGGAGCAAGCTGGCATGCAGGTTTCCAAGGAGGATGACCCCAAATG TTACCTGATCTGGAGCGACAGTTTTGTGCAGAATGAGAGAATAGCCGAGCTGAAGTCATACCAGAGGATCAACCACTTCCCCGGGATGGGGGAGATCTGTCGCAAGGACTGTCTGGCAAGGAACATCTGCAA AATGAATCGGAAGCGCCCAGAAGAATACAACTTCACACCTCGTACCTGGATCTTCCCAGCTGAATACTCTACCTTCCAGACGTACACCAAGGAGCTTaggaagaggaagaaacaaAAGACTTTCATCGTGAAGCCTGCCAACGGTGCAATGGGAAATGG GATATCCCTGTATCGCAATGGAGAAAAGATACCCCAGAATGAACACATCATTGTGCAAGAGTACATGGACAAGCCCTTCCTGTTGGATGGCTACAAGTTCGACCTACGTGTGTACGTGTTGGTGACCTCATGCGACCCCCTGCGAGTGTTTCTGTACCAAGATGGTCTCGTCAGGATGGGGACGGAAAAGTACCATGCACCCACAGATGGcaatatt GATGAGCTGTGCATGCACCTGACCAACTACTCCGTCAACAAGCACAACGAGAACTTCCAGAAGGACGAAGACGTCAGCAAGGGGAGCAAACGGTCCATCCGCTACCTGAACAACTTCCTCAGTAAGAACGGCTACGACGTGCCCCTGCTCTGGTTCAACATCCAGAACCTCATCATGAAGACTTTGATCGTAGCGGAGCCCCACATACTTCACGCGTACCGGATGTGTCGGGCGGGAAACCAGTCAACGAACGAGAGTGTTTGCTTCGAGGTGCTAGGCTTTGACATCTTTCTGGACAAGAAACTCAAACCCTGGGTGTTCGAG GTGAATCGTTCCCCTAGTTTTGGCACGGACGAGAAGATTGACTATGACATCAAAAGTGGTCTCCTTGGAGACGCCATCAAACTGATGAATATCAG AGTATCAGACAAAAGAAAAAGTATCAGTGCGGAGAGGGCAGAAGCAGAGAGGCGACTCTTAGGGCCGACCAAGAGGCCAGAACACCACAGCAGTAAGGAGGACCGTGGAGACAGGCAGAGGAAAATTGCTATAGACAAGAGGAAAGAAGAGCTG AAACATTACCTGAACATGATTCGCATGGACCGTAAGCGTGAGGATTACGAGAACAGACACATGGGAGGCTTCCGGAGAATCTTCCCCACAGAGAACAAGAGCCAACAGGCGCAGTGGACGCAGCTGTTGGACGAAGCCTTTCAGGTGTTCCTGTCAGGAAGGGCGCCAGCACTGCAGAAGGACATGAGTCGAGCGTACAGTCAGTACAAG GAAGCAGAGATCCTTGACATGATAGAGCAGTGTGAAGAAGACAGTGTCTCCCTGACGGCTCCTCTTGTCCCAAGAGGACCTAAG CGCTTGTCCTCCATGCCGACAGCTGACATGCCGCAGCCTTCAGGAGAGGACACGGAGGACACGGGTGACGAGGGATTGTGGGAAAAGAACTCCCCGCCAACCTCCCCTACCTTCAGGAGGAGACAACTCTCTAACGGGCCTCCACAGAG GAGTCGTCCTACCTCATCGTTTGCTCACAGATTATCGTCTGAAACTAGAGAACACAGGTCAACAGGCAGGCCCCTGTCATCCACACAGCTGGGGAAGCAATCTACGCCATCTCCACCTGTCGTGAAGCGAACACGGTCGCTCACACGTCCGCTGTCAGCCACGAAAAGGATCATTGCCAACCACAGCAAG GACACCCATAATGTGAAGAGTGAACGAGAGGAGGAGCTGACCAAGCGTACCCTGGCAGCACTGACTGACATGAGGATCAAGTTTCCTGGGAAGACCGACGAAGAGGCAGACACGGTGCTGGATGCAATTGAGGGGAACTGGAAGTACCACAAGCCCAGAATAGCCTCCTACTGGCTGGTGAAACTGGACTCCATCAAGAGAAGGAAG GTGATTGACATTGTGCGGATGAACATCCGTGCTCTCCTGCAGCGCGTCTGGCACCTGAACGATGTGGACAACCTGGCGCTGTACCGCATCTTCTGCCGGGTCTTCAACCGCCTGCTGTGGAGCCACGGGCAGGGCCTCTGGAACTGCTTCTCCACTTCACA GTGCTCCTGGGAGACGATCTTCAGTAAGAGTACGGACGTCATCTCTCCCCTGGAGATGAGCTGCTGTCGGCGGATCGTCCAGCTGTGCAGACAGTGTCTCCTCATCGTCTACCAGTTTGCTGCAGAGACCAAGAACGCTGTGGCACCGGAGCCCGTCAAAACAAG GACGTACCCAGGGAATGAGCCCCCCAAGTACTCGACATGGAACAACGGTAACGGTGCAATAGCTCAGCGAATGGGCCGAACTGGCTATCCACTTGGGCAGGCACAGCAACCATGA